Sequence from the Salinicoccus sp. Bachu38 genome:
CTGCTTCTTTAACACTAGAAGATAGTAAGACATCGGCTAATTTTTGTAAAAAATGCCATTGTTCTTGCAATAATAAGACTTTAATAAATGTCTTATATTCTTCAATCGCTTTTAAAATTTGATCCGTAAACAATTTTGATTCATTTTTTCCAATATAATTAAAATCCTTAACAACAGGGCGACAACTTTTTTCAACAGCATCAATGATATCATCGAAAATTGATTCTAAAAGATGGTCTTTACTATCGTAATGTAGATAAAAAGTATTTCTAGAGCATTCTGCTAAACGACAAATATCGCTGACAGATATTTTTGAATTAACTTTATTCGACAATAAATCAAGATAGGCCTGACGAATTATTTTCTCACTGCGTTCAAATCGTTTATCCATATTTCCACCCTTTCTATGACACATCGTTCCATTTTGTCACTTAAGTGACAAAATGCATTCTTCTGTACTTTTTAATTTTAAATGACAAGTGTACTATAAAATTTACAATAGGATTTAATAAAACACAATAAAAATTTTTGTAACTATTATTTTGAGATTTAAAACATAGAATATAGCAATGGAGGGATAACGATGAACAACTACTTAGATAATTCAAACAAACAAATTAAGCTTGCTATGATGTTCGTAACTGGCTATGGTGGCGAAAGCTATTCTTGGCGTTTTAGTGAAAGTGACCCAAAGGCTTATACGAATATTCAAACATATATTAAACTCGCTCAAACCGCAGAGAAAGGTAAAATTCATATGCTATTTATAGCAGATACTCCTGGAATAACTGGATCAGGGGTTAACGGTGACATGGGCCGTAACTCACCAATGTTTGTCATGGAACCTATGACAATATTTTCAGCCGTTGCGTCTCACACAAGTAAAATCGGTTTAGTCGCAACATACTCAACGACTTACAACTTACCCTATAATTTAGCACGTCAACTTAAGACGTTAGATCATATTAGTAATGGTCGTATTGGATGGAATGCCGTGACAACTGGTACTAGAGCAGTCGCATACAATTTCGGCAATGAACCACTGCCTGACACATCAACACGTTATGAAATGGCGGACGAAATGGTAGAATCCGTTCAATCACTATGGGGTAGCTTCGGCAAAGATGCTTACATCGCAGACAAACAATCTGGTGAATTTATCAATATGGAAGAAGTAATACCTGTTAATTATCAAGGTAATTATTATCAGACTCAAGGGCCACTTGCTATTCCACCAACACCTCAAGGGCAACCACCTATTTTTCAAGCTGGTCCAAGCTATGAAGGTATTGAATTAGCAGGTAAATTTGCAAGTGGTGTTTACGCTAATCCATTTACAATTGATGATGCTAAACACTACCGTATGATGTTAAAAGAAAGTGCGATTAAACATGGTAGGAAACCAGATGAGATTAATATGTTCTCAGGATTTATGGCTACCGTTGCAGATACTTACGAAGAAGCACTTGAACGTCGTTACGAACTATTAGATTATATGTCTGAAAATGAATATAACGAACAAATTTTGTATTTATCAGCAATGATTAGTATTAAATTAA
This genomic interval carries:
- a CDS encoding TetR/AcrR family transcriptional regulator produces the protein MDKRFERSEKIIRQAYLDLLSNKVNSKISVSDICRLAECSRNTFYLHYDSKDHLLESIFDDIIDAVEKSCRPVVKDFNYIGKNESKLFTDQILKAIEEYKTFIKVLLLQEQWHFLQKLADVLLSSSVKEAELLKQTYHLPHLIYFTNGIVGFIRYWLQTNMSLKEAQQQLHEAVNFRFEEQ
- a CDS encoding NtaA/DmoA family FMN-dependent monooxygenase (This protein belongs to a clade of FMN-dependent monooxygenases, within a broader family of flavin-dependent oxidoreductases, the luciferase-like monooxygenase (LMM) family, some of whose members use coenzyme F420 rather than FMN.) produces the protein MNNYLDNSNKQIKLAMMFVTGYGGESYSWRFSESDPKAYTNIQTYIKLAQTAEKGKIHMLFIADTPGITGSGVNGDMGRNSPMFVMEPMTIFSAVASHTSKIGLVATYSTTYNLPYNLARQLKTLDHISNGRIGWNAVTTGTRAVAYNFGNEPLPDTSTRYEMADEMVESVQSLWGSFGKDAYIADKQSGEFINMEEVIPVNYQGNYYQTQGPLAIPPTPQGQPPIFQAGPSYEGIELAGKFASGVYANPFTIDDAKHYRMMLKESAIKHGRKPDEINMFSGFMATVADTYEEALERRYELLDYMSENEYNEQILYLSAMISIKLSEMNINEPLPQFLQDQARPNPRDPRSNRAVELIKKGLNPREVLANGIINYHPVVVGTPDDVADFMETWFKAGATDGFSIVPESQKGIEDFVEKVVPVLQERGIYHDDYEGDTLRDHLGVPEQYGIRK